The genomic stretch AAGTGGATTTCCCGGTTCCGTTAATGCCGATCAGCCCGATCTTATCCCCTTCATTGATGCTGAAGCTGGTGTCATCAAAAAGCAGACGTTCCGTATATGATTTTGTTAAATGTTCAATCGTCAGTAAATTCATTCCTTATCGTTCTCTCCTGTCTGGTACTCTCTAACGGATCACAAGCTCCACAGGGCAGTGGTCGGAGCCTAAGACCTCGGTATGGATGTCCGCACTTATGAGCCTGTCCTCTAAGCTTTCAGATACGCAAAAATAGTCAATGCGCCAGCCTGCATTTTTCTGCCTGGCACTAAACCGGTAAGACCACCAGGAGTATACGCCTTCCAGCTCCGGATTGAAATAACGGTATGTGTCAATAAAACCATTTTTCAAAAGGAGGGTAAACTTCTCCCTTTCTTCATCGGTAAAGCCTGCATTTTTCCGGTTGGTTTTAGGATTCTTTAAATCGATTTCCTTATGAGCCACATTTAAGTCTCCGCAGAAAATCACCGGCTTTTTCTCCTCCAGCTTTTTTAAATAGGAAAAGAAGGCCTCCTCCCATG from Lacrimispora sphenoides JCM 1415 encodes the following:
- a CDS encoding exodeoxyribonuclease III; this translates as MKKMISWNVNGLRACVDKGFLDYFNEVDADVFCIQESKLQEGQIELELPGYHQYWNYAEKKGYSGTAIFTKELPLSVAYGIGVEEHDREGRVIAAEYPEYYVVTCYTPNSQNELARLPYRMTWEEAFFSYLKKLEEKKPVIFCGDLNVAHKEIDLKNPKTNRKNAGFTDEEREKFTLLLKNGFIDTYRYFNPELEGVYSWWSYRFSARQKNAGWRIDYFCVSESLEDRLISADIHTEVLGSDHCPVELVIR